Part of the Kiritimatiellia bacterium genome, CCACGAGATCTTCGACCGCGTGCTGATCGCCGTTGGCCGGCGTCCGAACTCCGAAGACCTAGGGCTGAACAGCGCCGGCGTCGAAACCGACCGTCGTAGTTGTGTACGGGTGGATGATCGTCGGCGGACCAGTCATCCGCGGGTGTGGGCCGCCGGCGACGTCGCCGGCGAGCCGATGCTGGCGCACAAGGCGACGGCGGAGGCGCGCGTCGCGGTCGAGGCGATCGCCGGACGCAAAACTGCCTGGGATCCGCGCGCAGTTCCCGCGGTGGTTTTCACGGACCCGGAAATTGCATGGGCCGGACTGACGGAGACCGCAGCCGAACGCGAGGGCCGTCCCGTTCGTGTTCTTCGCTTCCCGTGGACCGCCTCCGGCCGCGCGCTCACGCTCGAACGGACCGAGGGTCTCACGAAACTGGTGGTGGACCCCGACAGCGGCCGCGTACTGGGTGTTGGCATCTGCGGTGTCGGCGCGGGCGACATGATTGCCGAGGGCGTTCTGGCCATCGAGATGGGCGCCACCGCCGAGGACCTCGCGTTGACGATCCATCCGCACCCGACACTGTCCGAAACCCTGATGGAGGCCGCAGAGCTCTTTGGCGGCCGCGCGACGCATTTTCTCCCCCGCGCATGACCCGGTGGGGTGCGATCTTTGACTGGGACGGCGTGCTGGTGGACTCTTCCGCCCACCACGAGCGCAGTTGGGAACTTCTGGCCGCCGAAACGGGTCACCGGCTGCCGCCTGGGCACTTTCAGCGGGGCTTCGGCATGAAAAACGAGCAGATCATCCCCGAGTTGCTCGGCTGGACCTGGGATCCCGCGGAAATCCGGCGGCTGTCGCTGCGCAAAGAGGAACTCTTCCGCGCCAGCGTCCGCGACCGCGGTATCGCGCCGTTGCCGGGCGTACGCGAATGGCTGAAACTGTTGGATGAGGGCGGAATTCCCCGTGCGATCGCCTCCTCAACGCATCGCGAGAACATTGAGACGTTGCTGCGCGTCACCGGCCTGGACGGCTTTCAAACCATCGTTGCCGCGGAGGACGTAGAGCGCGGCAAGCCGGCGCCCGATGTGTTTCTCTGCGCCGCGGAGCGGATGCATCTGCGGCCACAGTGCTGTGTGGTCTTCGAGGATGCCCCAGTCGGGATCCGGGCGGCCCGTGCCGCCGGGATGTCGGTGATCGCGGTGACGACGACGCACCCTCGCGCAGCACTGAGCGGGGCCGACCTTATCGTGAACCGTCTCGACGAACTCACCGTCGCGCAGGTCGCCGACCTGGTTCAGTCCGACGACCGCAGCTAGCCCCGGCGCTCGGCCCCCCCGGACCGGCGATCACTGCCCACGTCCGGCGA contains:
- a CDS encoding HAD family phosphatase; this encodes MTRWGAIFDWDGVLVDSSAHHERSWELLAAETGHRLPPGHFQRGFGMKNEQIIPELLGWTWDPAEIRRLSLRKEELFRASVRDRGIAPLPGVREWLKLLDEGGIPRAIASSTHRENIETLLRVTGLDGFQTIVAAEDVERGKPAPDVFLCAAERMHLRPQCCVVFEDAPVGIRAARAAGMSVIAVTTTHPRAALSGADLIVNRLDELTVAQVADLVQSDDRS